From the genome of Streptomyces sp. NBC_01317, one region includes:
- a CDS encoding citrate synthase, which produces MRDDVSEKRDNDANDAVVLRYGDGEYTYPVINSTVGDSGFDIGKLRAQTGLVTLDSGYGNTAAYKSGITYLDGEEGILRYRGYPIEQLAERSSFVEVAYLLINGELPTVDQLASFKNEITQHTLLHEDVKRFYDGFPRDAHPMAMLSSVVSALSTFYQDSHNPFDEKQRHLSTIRLLAKLPTIAAYAYKKSIGHPFVYPRNDLGYVENFLRMTFSVPAQEYVPDPVVVAALDKLFILHADHEQNCSTSTVRLVGSSQANMFASISAGISALWGPLHGGANASVLEMLEGIQAAGGDVDSFIRKVKNKEDGVKLMGFGHRVYKNFDPRAKIIKAAAHDVLSALGKSDELLDIALKLEEHALADEYFVERKLYPNVDFYTGLIYRAMGFPTEMFTVLFAIGRLPGWIAQWHEMIKEPGSRIGRPRQIYTGEVLRDFVPVEGR; this is translated from the coding sequence GTGAGGGATGACGTGAGCGAGAAACGCGACAACGACGCGAACGACGCGGTAGTACTGCGGTACGGCGACGGCGAGTACACCTATCCGGTGATCAACAGCACCGTCGGCGATTCGGGCTTCGACATCGGAAAGCTCCGTGCTCAGACCGGCCTGGTGACACTGGACAGCGGGTACGGCAACACCGCCGCCTACAAGTCCGGGATCACCTACCTCGACGGCGAGGAAGGCATCCTCCGTTATCGCGGTTACCCCATCGAACAGCTGGCCGAGCGGTCCAGCTTCGTCGAGGTGGCGTACCTGCTGATCAACGGCGAGCTTCCGACCGTCGACCAGCTGGCCTCGTTCAAGAACGAGATCACCCAGCACACGCTGCTGCACGAGGACGTCAAGCGTTTCTACGACGGCTTCCCGCGCGACGCGCACCCGATGGCGATGCTGTCCTCCGTGGTCAGCGCGCTGTCGACGTTCTACCAGGACAGTCACAACCCGTTCGACGAGAAGCAGCGCCACCTCTCGACGATCCGGCTGCTCGCCAAGCTTCCGACGATCGCGGCGTACGCGTACAAGAAGTCGATCGGCCACCCCTTCGTCTACCCGCGCAACGACCTCGGGTACGTCGAGAACTTCCTGCGCATGACGTTCTCCGTCCCCGCGCAGGAGTACGTGCCGGACCCGGTCGTGGTCGCCGCGCTCGACAAGCTCTTCATCCTGCACGCGGACCACGAGCAGAACTGTTCGACGTCCACCGTGCGTCTGGTCGGCTCCTCGCAGGCGAACATGTTCGCCTCGATCTCCGCGGGCATCAGCGCCCTGTGGGGCCCGCTGCACGGCGGTGCCAACGCCTCCGTCCTGGAGATGCTCGAAGGTATCCAGGCGGCCGGCGGCGACGTCGACTCCTTCATCCGCAAGGTGAAGAACAAGGAAGACGGCGTGAAGCTCATGGGCTTCGGGCACCGCGTCTACAAGAACTTCGACCCCCGGGCGAAGATCATCAAGGCGGCGGCGCACGACGTCCTGTCGGCGCTCGGCAAGTCCGACGAGCTGCTCGACATCGCGCTCAAGCTGGAGGAGCACGCGCTGGCCGACGAGTACTTCGTCGAGCGCAAGCTCTACCCGAACGTGGACTTCTACACCGGCCTGATCTACCGGGCCATGGGCTTCCCGACCGAGATGTTCACCGTGCTCTTCGCGATCGGCCGGCTGCCCGGCTGGATCGCCCAGTGGCACGAGATGATCAAGGAGCCGGGATCCCGCATCGGCCGCCCGCGCCAGATCTACACCGGCGAGGTCCTGCGCGACTTCGTCCCGGTCGAGGGCCGCTGA
- a CDS encoding heavy-metal-associated domain-containing protein: MTTETTTESTEASGGVTTVYQVKGMSCGHCEGAVSGEISTIEGVTSVQATAATGQVTVVSESVLDESAVRAAVDEAGYELVEHV; this comes from the coding sequence ATGACCACCGAGACGACGACCGAGTCGACCGAGGCCTCCGGCGGAGTCACCACCGTCTACCAGGTCAAGGGCATGAGCTGCGGCCATTGCGAAGGTGCCGTCTCCGGTGAGATCTCCACGATCGAGGGCGTCACGTCCGTCCAGGCCACGGCCGCCACCGGCCAGGTGACAGTCGTGTCCGAATCGGTACTGGACGAGAGCGCCGTACGCGCCGCCGTGGACGAGGCGGGATACGAGCTGGTCGAACACGTCTGA
- a CDS encoding TetR/AcrR family transcriptional regulator: MQEAKRSGGAPAAGEGAGAGAGAADGADAGTEKPRRRQARGERRIAQLLDAAANVFCTTGYTAASTNSIAREAGVSPGTLYQFFPNKEAIAVELGDQLLRRWRETYGQAFLPAHLNLPLDELLDAVLDPLIEFNQANPAFAVLIQGSEIPGHETLRHEKLHGGLMERTEEILAGYLPDAPPADITRTANTIFAVFKAGLGLILTHEGAERDAYTKELKTVLHRYLSPLVGEAGC, from the coding sequence GTGCAGGAGGCGAAGAGGAGCGGCGGCGCACCGGCGGCCGGGGAGGGCGCCGGCGCGGGCGCGGGAGCCGCGGACGGAGCCGACGCGGGAACGGAGAAACCGCGCCGCCGGCAGGCCCGTGGCGAGCGGCGCATCGCCCAGCTGCTCGACGCGGCGGCCAACGTCTTCTGCACCACCGGCTACACCGCCGCGAGCACCAACTCCATCGCCCGGGAGGCCGGCGTCTCGCCCGGCACGCTCTACCAGTTCTTCCCGAACAAGGAAGCCATCGCCGTCGAGCTGGGCGACCAGTTGCTGCGGCGCTGGCGCGAGACGTACGGCCAGGCATTCCTGCCCGCGCACCTGAACCTGCCGCTGGACGAGCTGCTGGACGCCGTCCTCGACCCGCTCATCGAGTTCAACCAGGCGAACCCGGCCTTCGCCGTACTGATCCAGGGCTCCGAGATCCCGGGCCACGAGACGTTGCGGCACGAGAAGCTCCACGGCGGCCTGATGGAACGGACCGAGGAGATCCTGGCCGGGTACCTGCCGGACGCGCCGCCGGCCGACATCACCAGGACCGCGAACACGATCTTCGCCGTCTTCAAGGCCGGACTCGGACTGATCCTCACTCACGAGGGCGCCGAGCGCGACGCGTACACGAAGGAGCTGAAAACCGTCCTCCACCGCTACCTGAGCCCGCTCGTGGGCGAGGCGGGCTGCTGA
- a CDS encoding MMPL family transporter → MSDVNSEPRRGGWTRFVTARPRLTLLLALVVTALAVVAGSGVGDRLASGGWQDPNAESSYATKALEREFPASQPNLLLLVDSGTRSVDDPAVAAEARKLTDRLAAERGITGVGSYWQAGASALRAKDGRQALVAARIEGDEKTAAEVLDRIAPSYEGSRGLLTVSLGGPVAVQHEMQTLIQDDLLRAELIALPVTLVLLVMVFGSAVAALLPLGLGIVAILGTNAVLRGITELTDVSVFAQNLTTALGLGLAVDYALFVVRRFREELAAGAEVREAVGTTMRTAGRTVLFSALTVAASLAALLVFPQFFLRSFAYAGIAVVLLAAVAALVLLPATLMLLGHRVNALDLRKLLRRRGRKPATAPAGTASAAGRPAAAAKAAAAEEASGWGRTAALVMRRAPLFAMATTAGLVLLGLPFLGVTFGSSDYRQLPTTAETRVVQEEMGRSFPAGPSGALYVVAEGAATPAAYADYRDRAAALPGVLRVDGPVTSGTHAYFTVSSRGEAIGEAAQHLVTDLRAVPAPFGTSVTGPAATLVDSKGAIADQLPWALAIIVVVTLVLVFLLTGSVLIPVQAVVLNALSLTAMFGAVVWVFQDGHLSGLLGFTPTGDIDTTLPVLMFCIAFGLSMDYGVFLLSRIKEEYDRSGDHDRAVAFGLRRTGGLITAAAVILAVVMVAIGTSRVTNTKMLGLGIALAVIMDAMVVRSLLVPAVMKLTGRATWWAPGPLRRFHDRFGLSEGEGAGEPVTDTRDGGQPPVRERDTAGV, encoded by the coding sequence ATGTCCGATGTCAACAGCGAGCCGCGCCGCGGTGGCTGGACCAGGTTCGTCACGGCGCGTCCACGCCTGACCCTGCTGCTGGCCCTGGTCGTCACGGCGCTGGCCGTGGTCGCGGGGAGCGGGGTCGGCGACCGGCTGGCGAGCGGCGGCTGGCAGGACCCGAACGCGGAGTCGAGCTACGCGACGAAGGCGCTGGAGCGGGAGTTCCCCGCCTCCCAGCCGAATCTGCTCCTGCTCGTCGACAGCGGGACCCGGAGCGTCGACGACCCCGCCGTCGCCGCGGAGGCCCGGAAGCTCACGGACCGGCTGGCGGCCGAACGGGGGATCACGGGAGTCGGCTCGTACTGGCAGGCGGGTGCCTCCGCGCTGCGCGCCAAGGACGGACGGCAGGCGCTGGTCGCGGCCAGGATCGAGGGCGACGAGAAGACCGCGGCCGAGGTGCTGGACCGCATAGCGCCCTCATACGAGGGGTCGCGCGGGCTCCTGACGGTCTCGCTCGGCGGGCCCGTGGCCGTGCAGCACGAGATGCAGACCCTGATCCAGGACGACTTGCTGCGGGCCGAGTTGATCGCCCTGCCGGTCACGCTGGTGCTGCTGGTGATGGTGTTCGGCAGCGCGGTCGCCGCGCTGCTTCCGCTGGGTCTCGGCATCGTCGCCATCCTGGGGACGAACGCGGTGCTGCGCGGGATCACGGAGCTGACGGACGTCTCGGTCTTCGCACAGAACCTGACCACGGCGCTGGGCCTCGGACTGGCCGTCGACTACGCGCTGTTCGTCGTACGCCGGTTCCGCGAGGAGCTGGCGGCGGGGGCGGAGGTGCGCGAGGCCGTGGGCACCACGATGCGTACGGCGGGGCGGACGGTGCTGTTCTCCGCGCTGACCGTGGCGGCCTCGCTGGCCGCGCTGCTCGTCTTCCCGCAGTTCTTCCTGCGGTCCTTCGCCTACGCGGGAATCGCGGTGGTGCTGCTGGCGGCCGTCGCGGCGCTCGTCCTGCTTCCGGCCACGCTGATGCTGCTGGGACACCGGGTGAACGCACTGGACCTGCGGAAGCTGTTGCGCCGGCGCGGACGCAAGCCCGCCACGGCCCCCGCGGGTACGGCGTCGGCGGCCGGGCGGCCCGCAGCCGCCGCGAAGGCCGCAGCGGCCGAGGAGGCCTCGGGATGGGGGCGTACGGCGGCGCTGGTGATGCGGCGGGCCCCGCTCTTCGCCATGGCCACCACCGCCGGTCTGGTCCTGCTCGGACTGCCCTTCCTGGGCGTCACGTTCGGCTCGTCCGACTACCGCCAGCTGCCCACGACCGCCGAGACCCGGGTGGTCCAGGAGGAGATGGGGCGCAGCTTCCCGGCCGGCCCCAGCGGCGCGCTGTACGTGGTGGCGGAGGGGGCCGCCACGCCGGCCGCGTACGCCGACTACCGCGACCGGGCGGCGGCCCTGCCGGGGGTGCTGCGGGTCGACGGCCCGGTGACCTCGGGGACACACGCGTACTTCACCGTCAGTTCCCGGGGTGAGGCGATCGGGGAGGCGGCCCAGCACCTCGTCACCGATCTCCGCGCGGTGCCCGCGCCGTTCGGCACCTCGGTGACCGGTCCGGCCGCCACGCTGGTCGACTCCAAGGGCGCGATAGCGGACCAGCTTCCCTGGGCGCTGGCCATCATCGTGGTGGTGACCCTGGTGCTGGTCTTCCTCCTCACCGGCAGTGTGCTGATCCCGGTCCAGGCGGTGGTGCTCAACGCGCTGAGCCTGACGGCGATGTTCGGCGCGGTGGTCTGGGTCTTCCAGGACGGCCATCTCTCGGGACTGCTCGGCTTCACCCCGACCGGGGACATCGACACGACCCTGCCGGTCCTGATGTTCTGCATCGCCTTCGGACTCTCCATGGACTACGGGGTGTTCCTGCTCTCCCGGATCAAGGAGGAGTACGACCGGAGCGGCGACCACGACCGGGCGGTGGCCTTCGGTCTGCGGCGCACCGGCGGGCTGATCACCGCGGCGGCCGTGATCCTCGCGGTGGTGATGGTGGCCATAGGCACCTCCCGGGTCACCAACACGAAGATGCTGGGCCTCGGGATAGCCCTCGCCGTGATCATGGACGCGATGGTGGTGCGCAGCCTCCTCGTCCCCGCGGTGATGAAACTGACGGGCAGGGCGACCTGGTGGGCACCGGGGCCGCTGCGCCGCTTCCACGACCGCTTCGGCCTCAGCGAGGGCGAGGGGGCGGGGGAGCCGGTGACGGACACGCGGGACGGCGGGCAGCCGCCCGTACGGGAACGGGACACGGCGGGCGTATGA
- a CDS encoding helix-turn-helix transcriptional regulator, translating to MTDKGLWSYKEIAAHIRVQPDTVRSYRKHGLLPPPDHVENGKPYWYADTVRTWVANRPGNRGSR from the coding sequence ATGACGGACAAAGGACTCTGGTCGTACAAGGAGATCGCGGCGCACATCCGGGTGCAGCCGGACACCGTCCGCTCGTACCGGAAACACGGGCTGCTCCCGCCGCCCGACCATGTGGAGAACGGCAAGCCCTACTGGTACGCGGACACCGTCCGCACCTGGGTGGCCAACCGGCCCGGCAACAGAGGGTCCAGATGA
- a CDS encoding sugar phosphate isomerase/epimerase family protein: protein MTSSVPPLNRIRVGSAPDSWGVWFPDDPRQVPWRRFLDEVSEAGYEWIELGPYGYLPTDPDRLGEETAKRGLKVSAGTVFTGLHHGPSVWEKTWEHVSDIAALTRAMGADHLVVIPAFWRDDKTGEVLEDRTLTPAQWRDLTTQTERLGREVRDRYGLRIVVHPHADTHVDTEENVNRFLDSTDPELVSLCLDTGHYAYCGGDSVKLIETYGERIGYLHLKQVDPEILAEVVAHEVPFGPAVGRGVMCEPPAGIPALEPVLAAAGRLDVDLFAIVEQDMYPCPPDKPFPIATRTRRFLRSCGV, encoded by the coding sequence ATGACTTCATCCGTACCCCCACTGAACCGCATCCGCGTCGGGTCGGCCCCCGATTCGTGGGGGGTGTGGTTTCCCGACGACCCGCGACAGGTGCCCTGGCGGCGTTTCCTCGACGAGGTGTCCGAGGCCGGCTACGAGTGGATCGAGCTCGGTCCGTACGGCTATCTGCCGACCGATCCCGACCGGTTGGGCGAGGAGACCGCGAAGCGCGGGCTGAAGGTCTCGGCCGGGACGGTCTTCACCGGGCTGCACCACGGCCCCTCGGTCTGGGAGAAGACCTGGGAACACGTTTCGGACATCGCGGCGCTCACCCGGGCGATGGGCGCCGACCATCTGGTGGTCATCCCGGCCTTCTGGCGCGACGACAAGACCGGTGAGGTGCTGGAGGACCGGACCCTCACCCCGGCGCAGTGGCGCGACCTGACGACGCAGACCGAACGCCTGGGCCGGGAGGTGCGGGACCGTTACGGCCTGCGGATCGTCGTCCACCCGCACGCCGACACCCACGTCGACACCGAGGAGAACGTCAACCGCTTCCTGGACTCCACCGACCCGGAACTCGTCTCGCTCTGCCTGGACACCGGGCACTACGCCTACTGCGGCGGCGACAGCGTCAAGCTGATCGAGACGTACGGCGAACGCATCGGCTACCTGCACCTCAAGCAGGTGGACCCGGAGATCCTCGCCGAGGTCGTGGCACACGAGGTGCCGTTCGGGCCGGCCGTCGGGCGGGGCGTCATGTGCGAACCGCCCGCCGGTATCCCCGCGCTGGAGCCGGTGCTGGCGGCGGCGGGGCGGCTGGACGTCGACCTCTTCGCGATCGTCGAGCAGGACATGTACCCCTGCCCGCCGGACAAGCCCTTCCCCATCGCCACCCGCACCCGGCGCTTCCTGCGGAGCTGCGGGGTCTGA
- the iolC gene encoding 5-dehydro-2-deoxygluconokinase, with the protein MPEPYEPYDVIAMGRIGVDLYPLRTGVPLAQVDTFGKFLGGSATNVAVASARLGRRTAVITRTGRDAFGDYLHQALGEFAVDDRWVTPVDRYPTPVTFCEIFPPDHFPLYFYRQPKAPDLEIHPHELDLDAIRSARIFWMTGTGLCAEPSRTATLTALEARARGGITVFDLDWRPMFWPEGGEPGPGRNEDREPGPDQAAAREVYARALRHATVAVGNLDECEVAVGEREPYAAARALLAAGVELAVVKQGPKGVLAVHRDGATAEVPPVPVDVVNGLGAGDAFGGALCHGLLAGWDLEHTMRYANAAGAIVAGRLACSSAMPYDSEVTQVLAGGPMPAEPERDAS; encoded by the coding sequence ATGCCCGAGCCGTACGAGCCGTACGACGTCATCGCCATGGGGCGGATCGGGGTCGACCTCTATCCCCTGCGGACCGGGGTCCCGCTGGCCCAGGTGGACACCTTCGGGAAGTTCCTGGGCGGCTCCGCGACCAACGTGGCCGTCGCCTCCGCGCGCCTGGGCCGCCGTACCGCCGTCATCACCCGCACCGGCCGGGACGCCTTCGGGGACTATCTCCACCAGGCCCTCGGGGAGTTCGCGGTGGACGACCGCTGGGTGACGCCGGTCGACCGGTACCCGACCCCGGTCACCTTCTGCGAGATCTTCCCGCCGGACCACTTCCCGCTCTACTTCTACCGGCAGCCCAAGGCCCCCGACCTGGAGATCCACCCGCACGAACTGGACCTGGACGCCATCAGGTCCGCCCGGATCTTCTGGATGACCGGCACCGGCCTGTGTGCGGAGCCCAGCCGTACGGCCACCCTCACGGCGCTGGAGGCACGCGCCCGGGGCGGGATCACCGTCTTCGACCTCGACTGGCGGCCGATGTTCTGGCCGGAGGGCGGAGAGCCGGGCCCTGGGCGGAACGAGGACAGGGAGCCGGGCCCGGACCAGGCCGCCGCCCGGGAGGTCTACGCGCGGGCGCTGCGCCACGCCACCGTGGCCGTCGGCAACCTGGACGAGTGCGAGGTGGCCGTAGGGGAGCGCGAACCGTACGCCGCCGCACGCGCGCTGCTCGCCGCCGGTGTCGAGCTGGCCGTCGTCAAACAGGGCCCCAAGGGCGTCCTCGCCGTCCACCGCGACGGCGCCACCGCCGAAGTACCCCCCGTCCCCGTCGATGTGGTCAACGGACTCGGTGCCGGCGACGCGTTCGGCGGCGCCCTCTGCCACGGCCTGCTGGCCGGCTGGGATCTGGAGCACACCATGAGATACGCGAACGCCGCGGGCGCGATCGTCGCCGGCCGCCTCGCCTGTTCGTCCGCCATGCCGTACGACAGCGAGGTCACCCAGGTCCTCGCCGGCGGACCGATGCCGGCCGAGCCCGAAAGGGACGCCTCATGA
- a CDS encoding Cgl0159 family (beta/alpha)8-fold protein, which produces MTRVDVSELVRLRTHHPEAVAEAAARRVRRPLIRSTGRLMIIAADHPARGALAVGDRRLAMANRADLLERLCLALSRPGVDGVLATADILDDLLLLGALEDRVVIGSMNRGGLAGAAFELDDRFTGHRPEDLARSGFDAGKLLLRIDYQDSASVDTLHSAARAVDAMAERRLPVFVEPFICRRENGRLRTDLSAEAVTRSIAIASGLGGTSAYTWLKLPVTQDPDDMARVMETSTLPAVLLGGEIGDDQEGAYEKWRKALQLPTVQGLVVGRSLLYPVDGDVAAAVDTAVGLL; this is translated from the coding sequence ATGACCCGCGTCGACGTGTCGGAGCTGGTCCGGCTGCGCACCCACCACCCCGAAGCCGTCGCCGAGGCCGCCGCCCGGCGGGTCAGGCGCCCCCTGATCCGCTCCACGGGCCGGCTGATGATCATCGCCGCCGACCACCCCGCCCGGGGCGCCCTCGCCGTCGGTGACCGCCGCCTCGCCATGGCCAACCGCGCCGACCTGCTGGAGCGGCTCTGCCTGGCCCTCTCCCGCCCCGGCGTGGACGGCGTCCTGGCCACCGCCGACATCCTGGACGACCTGCTGCTCCTCGGCGCCCTGGAGGACCGGGTCGTCATCGGCTCGATGAACCGCGGCGGCCTCGCCGGCGCCGCCTTCGAGCTGGACGACCGCTTCACCGGGCACCGCCCCGAGGATCTGGCCCGCTCCGGCTTCGACGCCGGCAAGCTGCTGCTCCGTATCGACTACCAGGACAGCGCGTCGGTCGACACCCTCCACTCCGCCGCCCGCGCCGTCGACGCGATGGCCGAGCGCCGGCTCCCCGTCTTCGTCGAGCCGTTCATCTGCCGCCGCGAGAACGGCCGGCTCCGTACGGACCTGTCCGCCGAAGCAGTGACGCGCTCGATAGCCATCGCCTCGGGACTCGGCGGTACCTCCGCGTACACCTGGCTGAAGCTTCCCGTTACCCAGGACCCGGACGATATGGCCCGGGTGATGGAGACCTCGACGCTCCCGGCGGTCCTGCTGGGCGGTGAGATCGGCGACGACCAGGAGGGCGCGTACGAGAAGTGGCGCAAGGCGCTGCAACTGCCCACCGTGCAGGGCCTGGTGGTGGGCCGCTCGCTGCTCTATCCGGTCGACGGTGACGTGGCCGCGGCGGTCGACACCGCTGTCGGACTGCTCTAG
- the iolB gene encoding 5-deoxy-glucuronate isomerase, producing MTNHHDRSSDRHVRAGGSARGPYALDIGPERAGWAHSALRVLELPPGGSHTLATGDSEWIVLPLTGGCTVHTEGEFFELLGRESVFGGVTDFAYVPRDAHAQIASGAGGRFALAGAKCERRLPARYGPAPEVPVELRGAGNCSRQVNNFAAAGVFECDRLIAVEVLTPGGNWSSYPPHKHDEHTPGVESELEEIYYFEIDSGGEGGGSRGTDALGYHRVSPSRPGGTDVLAEVRTGDTVLIPDGWHGPSIAAPGRDMYYLNVMAGPGESREWLIRDHPDHGWIRDTWPGRPVDPRLPLYEATAAPQATELRATAAGDRAEEDPR from the coding sequence ATGACGAACCATCACGACCGGTCGTCCGACCGCCATGTGCGGGCGGGCGGTTCGGCACGCGGCCCCTACGCCCTGGACATCGGCCCCGAGCGGGCCGGCTGGGCCCACAGCGCCCTGCGTGTCCTGGAGTTGCCCCCGGGCGGTTCCCACACGCTCGCCACGGGGGACAGTGAATGGATCGTGCTTCCGCTCACCGGCGGTTGTACGGTGCACACGGAGGGCGAGTTTTTTGAACTGCTGGGCAGGGAAAGCGTGTTCGGCGGGGTCACCGACTTCGCGTACGTACCGCGCGATGCCCATGCGCAGATCGCCTCCGGTGCGGGAGGCCGCTTCGCCCTGGCAGGAGCGAAGTGCGAGCGACGACTCCCCGCTCGCTACGGCCCCGCGCCGGAGGTTCCGGTCGAGCTGCGCGGCGCGGGCAACTGCTCGCGCCAGGTCAACAACTTCGCCGCCGCCGGCGTCTTCGAGTGCGACCGGCTCATCGCGGTCGAGGTGCTCACGCCGGGCGGCAACTGGTCGTCCTACCCGCCGCACAAGCACGACGAGCACACGCCCGGCGTCGAGTCCGAGCTGGAGGAGATCTACTACTTCGAGATCGACTCGGGGGGTGAGGGCGGCGGAAGCCGCGGCACCGACGCCCTCGGCTACCACCGCGTCTCGCCCTCCCGTCCCGGTGGTACGGACGTCCTCGCCGAGGTCCGTACGGGCGACACCGTCCTCATCCCCGACGGCTGGCACGGCCCGTCCATCGCCGCGCCCGGCCGGGACATGTACTACCTCAACGTGATGGCGGGCCCGGGGGAGTCCCGGGAGTGGCTGATCCGGGACCACCCCGACCACGGCTGGATCCGGGACACCTGGCCCGGCCGGCCTGTGGACCCGCGCCTGCCGCTGTACGAAGCCACCGCCGCGCCGCAGGCCACCGAACTCCGCGCCACCGCCGCCGGAGACCGAGCCGAGGAGGACCCCCGATGA
- the iolD gene encoding 3D-(3,5/4)-trihydroxycyclohexane-1,2-dione acylhydrolase (decyclizing), with amino-acid sequence MSTRRLTVAQALITFLARQYSERDGHRQRLIPATWGIFGHGNVAGIGQALVESGGDMRYLQGRNEQAMVHAAVGYARQSNRLSAHAVTTSIGPGATNLVTGAALATINRLPVLLLPGDTFATRPADPVLQQLEAPFAGDVTVNDALRPVSRYFDRVSRPEALIPAALAAMRVLSDPAETGAVTLALPQDVQAEAFDWPEEFFAERVWRVRRQAPDPYELAEAVRLVREARRPLLVAGGGVHHSRAEDALAAFADATGVPVASTQAGKGSLRFDHPSDVGGIGHTGTATADELARTADLVIGVGTRWSDFSTASATLFAHPDVRFLNINVTGFDAHKLAADPLVADARTALEGLTAGLAGHRVDPAYAVEYGEDKERWEHRVDAALSTDEELTRPTQAQVLGALDALVTDEDIVINAAGSLPGDLHKLWRARSRDQYHVEYGYSCMGYEIPAAIGVQLAAPGRPVWALVGDGTYLMNPTEIVTAVQERLPLKVVLVQNHGYASIGGLSESVGAERFGTAYRFRAGDDTFTGAPLPVDLAANAASLGMRVIRAKTVRDLREALAEARAAEGPTCVYVETETADTVSGVPPAQAWWDVPVAETATRAAAVKAREEYDRHTRARRHHL; translated from the coding sequence ATGAGCACGCGCCGTCTCACCGTCGCCCAAGCGCTGATCACGTTCCTCGCCCGCCAGTACAGCGAGCGGGACGGCCACCGGCAGCGGCTGATCCCTGCCACCTGGGGCATCTTCGGGCACGGCAACGTGGCGGGTATCGGCCAAGCCCTTGTCGAGTCCGGCGGGGACATGAGGTACTTGCAGGGACGAAACGAACAGGCCATGGTGCACGCCGCGGTGGGGTATGCCCGCCAGAGCAACCGCCTCTCCGCGCACGCCGTGACCACCTCCATCGGCCCCGGCGCCACCAACCTCGTCACCGGCGCCGCCCTCGCCACCATCAACCGCCTGCCCGTGTTGCTGCTCCCCGGCGACACCTTCGCCACCCGTCCCGCCGACCCCGTCCTCCAACAGCTCGAAGCCCCCTTCGCGGGCGACGTCACCGTCAACGACGCCCTGCGGCCCGTCTCCCGCTACTTCGACCGCGTCAGCCGCCCCGAGGCGCTGATCCCGGCCGCGCTCGCCGCGATGCGCGTCCTCAGCGACCCGGCCGAGACCGGCGCGGTCACGCTCGCGCTGCCGCAGGACGTACAGGCGGAGGCGTTCGACTGGCCGGAGGAGTTCTTCGCCGAGCGCGTCTGGCGCGTGCGCCGCCAGGCGCCCGATCCGTACGAACTGGCCGAGGCGGTCCGGCTCGTACGGGAAGCGCGCCGTCCGCTGCTCGTCGCGGGCGGCGGGGTCCACCACAGCCGCGCGGAGGACGCCCTGGCCGCGTTCGCCGACGCGACCGGGGTGCCCGTCGCCTCCACCCAGGCGGGCAAGGGCTCCCTGCGCTTCGACCACCCCAGCGATGTCGGCGGCATCGGCCACACCGGGACCGCCACCGCCGACGAACTCGCCAGGACCGCCGACCTGGTGATCGGGGTCGGCACGCGCTGGTCGGACTTCTCGACGGCGTCCGCCACCCTGTTCGCGCACCCCGACGTCCGTTTCCTCAACATCAACGTCACCGGCTTCGACGCCCACAAGCTGGCGGCGGACCCGCTGGTGGCGGATGCCCGTACGGCACTGGAAGGGCTGACCGCAGGTCTCGCCGGCCACCGGGTCGACCCCGCCTACGCCGTGGAGTACGGGGAGGACAAGGAGCGTTGGGAACACCGCGTCGACGCCGCCCTGTCCACCGACGAGGAGCTGACCCGGCCCACCCAGGCCCAGGTTCTCGGCGCGCTGGACGCGCTGGTGACGGACGAGGACATCGTCATCAACGCGGCCGGTTCGCTCCCCGGCGACCTGCACAAGCTGTGGCGGGCCCGTTCCCGGGACCAGTACCACGTCGAGTACGGCTATTCCTGCATGGGATACGAGATCCCGGCGGCCATCGGCGTCCAGCTCGCCGCGCCAGGACGGCCCGTCTGGGCGCTGGTCGGGGACGGAACGTACCTGATGAACCCGACCGAGATCGTCACGGCCGTGCAGGAGCGGCTGCCCCTCAAGGTGGTCCTGGTCCAGAACCACGGGTACGCCTCGATCGGCGGCCTCTCCGAGTCGGTCGGCGCGGAGAGGTTCGGTACGGCGTACCGCTTCCGGGCCGGGGACGACACCTTCACCGGCGCCCCGCTCCCCGTCGACCTGGCCGCCAACGCGGCCTCGCTCGGGATGCGGGTGATCCGCGCCAAGACCGTCCGTGACCTGCGCGAAGCACTCGCGGAGGCGCGCGCGGCCGAGGGCCCCACATGTGTCTACGTGGAGACCGAAACCGCAGACACAGTGTCGGGCGTGCCACCGGCCCAGGCGTGGTGGGATGTTCCCGTGGCGGAGACCGCGACCCGCGCGGCGGCGGTCAAGGCCCGTGAGGAGTACGACCGGCACACCCGGGCCCGGCGCCACCATCTGTGA